A portion of the Kribbella jejuensis genome contains these proteins:
- the dgoD gene encoding galactonate dehydratase, producing the protein MKIERIETFLVPPRWLFCRIETSDGVVGWGEPVVEGRAEVVRAAIDVLAEYLIGQDPLQIERHWQVLTKGGFYRGGPVLSSAVAGLDHALWDIAGKVYGAPVAALLGGRVRDRVRVYAWVGGDEPSAIADAVAEQVAAGMTAVKMNASGRIRVSPSVAEINDIVTRLSAARSALGDSRDVAIDLHGRVGVAGARRILHAVEDLQPMFVEEPVLPEQMAHLPEVVATSTVPVALGERLYHRSDFMAPLNAGVAVVQPDVSHAGGISELRRIAVLADAHGALLAPHCPLGPISLAASLQVSFGTPNFLIQEQSRGIHYNLSSDLMSYVVDPAPFTWNDGHAEWNPLPGLGITVDEEAVRAADRTGHAWRNPVWTHDDGSFAEW; encoded by the coding sequence GTGAAGATCGAGAGAATCGAGACGTTCCTCGTTCCACCGCGCTGGTTGTTCTGCCGGATCGAGACCAGCGACGGCGTCGTCGGGTGGGGTGAGCCGGTCGTCGAGGGGCGCGCGGAGGTGGTGCGCGCCGCGATCGACGTACTCGCGGAGTACCTGATCGGCCAGGATCCGCTGCAGATCGAACGGCACTGGCAGGTGCTGACCAAGGGCGGCTTCTACCGTGGCGGACCGGTGCTGAGCAGCGCGGTCGCCGGGTTGGACCATGCGCTGTGGGACATCGCGGGCAAGGTGTACGGCGCCCCCGTGGCGGCGCTGCTCGGCGGACGGGTACGCGATCGGGTGCGCGTGTATGCCTGGGTCGGGGGCGACGAGCCGTCGGCGATCGCCGATGCCGTCGCGGAACAGGTCGCGGCGGGTATGACGGCCGTGAAGATGAACGCCAGCGGGCGGATCCGGGTTTCCCCATCCGTTGCTGAGATCAACGACATCGTCACGCGGCTGTCTGCTGCGCGGTCGGCCCTGGGTGACTCGCGTGACGTGGCGATCGACCTGCACGGCCGGGTCGGTGTCGCCGGCGCGCGGCGCATCCTGCACGCGGTGGAGGATCTGCAGCCGATGTTCGTCGAGGAACCGGTGCTTCCGGAACAGATGGCGCATCTGCCCGAGGTCGTTGCCACGTCGACGGTGCCGGTGGCGCTCGGCGAGCGGTTGTACCACCGCTCCGATTTCATGGCGCCGTTGAACGCGGGTGTTGCCGTCGTACAGCCCGACGTTTCGCACGCGGGCGGAATCTCCGAGCTGCGGCGGATCGCCGTACTGGCCGATGCCCACGGCGCACTGCTCGCGCCGCACTGCCCGCTCGGGCCGATCTCGCTCGCGGCGTCGTTGCAGGTGTCGTTCGGTACGCCGAACTTCCTCATCCAGGAGCAGAGCCGCGGCATCCACTACAACCTGTCCAGCGATCTCATGTCGTACGTCGTCGACCCGGCGCCGTTCACGTGGAACGACGGCCACGCGGAGTGGAATCCCCTGCCAGGCTTGGGAATCACGGTCGACGAAGAGGCCGTCCGAGCCGCCGACCGTACCGGTCACGCCTGGCGTAACCCGGTGTGGACCCACGACGACGGATCGTTCGCGGAATGGTGA
- a CDS encoding bifunctional 4-hydroxy-2-oxoglutarate aldolase/2-dehydro-3-deoxy-phosphogluconate aldolase, whose translation MDLLAELRSRKLLAIIRADRADTALDCVETLVEAGITALEISLTTPDGVEAIASARSRYDADILIGAGTVVTADQANAVADAGADFTVTPAITRGAHRSVELGLPLLCGSLTPTEVVAALDLGATAAKIFPAKVYGPSYFSELRAPLPDAPLIAVGGVDAQSAPKYLAAGAMAVGVGSPLLGDAATGGPLAELAIRASTFRTELNI comes from the coding sequence ATGGATCTGCTCGCCGAACTCCGGAGCCGGAAACTGCTCGCGATCATCCGCGCCGATCGTGCGGACACCGCACTCGACTGTGTCGAGACTCTCGTCGAAGCGGGCATCACCGCACTCGAGATCTCACTCACCACGCCGGACGGCGTCGAGGCGATCGCGAGCGCACGTTCGCGGTACGACGCGGACATCCTGATCGGCGCCGGCACCGTCGTCACCGCCGACCAGGCCAACGCCGTCGCCGACGCCGGTGCGGACTTCACCGTCACCCCGGCCATCACCCGCGGCGCCCACCGCTCCGTCGAACTCGGCCTTCCGCTGTTGTGCGGCTCGCTGACCCCGACCGAGGTGGTCGCCGCCCTCGACCTCGGCGCCACCGCGGCGAAGATCTTCCCCGCCAAGGTCTACGGCCCCAGCTACTTCTCCGAGCTCCGCGCCCCGCTCCCCGACGCGCCGCTCATCGCGGTCGGTGGGGTCGACGCCCAGTCCGCCCCGAAGTACCTGGCGGCGGGCGCGATGGCGGTCGGCGTCGGCTCCCCACTCCTCGGCGACGCCGCGACCGGCGGTCCCCTGGCGGAACTGGCCATCAGAGCCAGCACCTTCCGTACCGAGCTCAACATCTGA
- a CDS encoding sugar kinase: MTDLLTLGETMVSVRTERPMRLGGDAHLSIAGSESNVAIGVARLGHDVTWLSAVGNDEPGRLIQRTLRAENVRTRIRFSDEAFTGFIAFDQPSHDITRVSYHRRGSAASTLTPSEITAAIAELSPRLLHVTGITPALSESARAATLAAVRTTTAQVSLDVNYRSRLWSRADAATALRELLPYVHTIFASDDELDLLTDAEDPITDLLRTVQTVVVTAGPKGAWSHTKTPTTPPPAPHLPATPTAPPANAPLPATPTPEPLPATPAAPTADAPTTPPAATPGALTADAPLTAAPAAPVAASAEVLTIHRPALPVTVVDSIGAGDAFVSGYLSATLDNLSPEARLDRATTSGAFCVTAYGDWESLPTRQDLTLLTHTQGTALR; the protein is encoded by the coding sequence ATGACAGATCTGCTGACGCTTGGCGAGACGATGGTTTCGGTCCGGACCGAGCGGCCGATGCGGCTGGGCGGGGACGCGCACCTGTCGATCGCGGGCTCCGAGAGCAACGTCGCGATCGGCGTGGCGCGACTCGGCCACGACGTCACCTGGTTGAGCGCCGTCGGCAACGACGAACCCGGCCGGCTGATCCAGCGCACGCTCCGCGCCGAAAACGTTCGCACCCGGATCCGCTTCTCCGACGAGGCTTTCACCGGCTTCATCGCGTTCGACCAGCCGTCGCACGACATCACCCGGGTCAGCTACCACCGCCGCGGATCAGCCGCCTCCACCCTCACCCCGTCCGAGATCACTGCCGCCATCGCCGAACTGTCGCCACGGCTCCTGCACGTCACGGGCATCACCCCGGCGCTCTCAGAGTCGGCACGAGCCGCGACGCTGGCCGCCGTACGAACAACCACCGCCCAGGTATCCCTCGACGTGAACTACCGATCCCGCCTCTGGTCCCGCGCCGACGCCGCAACCGCCCTACGCGAGCTCCTCCCCTATGTCCACACCATCTTCGCCTCCGACGACGAACTCGACCTCCTCACCGACGCCGAAGATCCCATCACCGACCTACTCCGCACAGTCCAAACCGTCGTAGTAACCGCCGGCCCCAAAGGCGCCTGGTCCCACACCAAAACCCCCACCACCCCACCCCCCGCCCCGCACCTTCCCGCCACCCCCACCGCCCCACCAGCCAACGCCCCCCTCCCCGCCACCCCCACCCCCGAGCCCCTTCCCGCCACACCCGCCGCACCAACGGCCGACGCGCCCACCACACCACCGGCCGCCACACCCGGCGCACTAACGGCCGACGCACCCCTCACCGCCGCACCCGCCGCACCCGTTGCCGCTTCCGCAGAGGTGCTCACCATCCACCGTCCCGCCCTGCCCGTGACCGTCGTGGACAGCATCGGCGCCGGCGACGCGTTCGTCTCCGGCTACCTCTCCGCCACCCTCGACAACCTCTCCCCCGAAGCCCGCCTAGACCGAGCCACCACCTCCGGCGCCTTCTGCGTCACCGCCTACGGCGACTGGGAATCCCTCCCCACCCGCCAGGACCTCACCCTCCTGACCCACACCCAAGGCACCGCCCTCCGCTAA
- a CDS encoding ATP-binding protein, which produces MTDQAVKRLTPDELRTLFLFESLTEEQLQWLSEAGYVEPVHDGTVFNEGDEATCCYVLLSGEIRLCKLSHGELVEINRTGQRGVYSGAFNAFFGANDHKSYTATMQVTQPSEFFVISAETMATMMNTWFPMAVHLIEGFVMGMRRTNETLGERERLLALGSLSAGLTHELNNPAAAAVRAAATLRQRVSGMRSKLAMLADGTLDATKLHQIVALQDDAVERLDKNKDKDIPPMELSDREDALTDWLDDHDVQASWDVAPVLAQAGLDVPWMEEVLTAVGPKYLEGAVRWLMYTIDTESLMNEIDDSVTRISTLVGAAKQYSQIDRAPYQTVDLRELLKSTLVMMSGKLQGYEVVKDFDPELPPIPAYAAELNQVWTNIIDNAVSAMGGSGTLTIRTRRDGAYAVVEIGDTGPGIPEEIRRRIFEPFFTTKPIGEGTGLGLDISWRIVVKKHHGDLRVESEPGRTVFKIVLPLEPERELESDPALLA; this is translated from the coding sequence ATGACCGACCAAGCTGTGAAGCGGCTGACGCCCGACGAGCTGCGCACGCTGTTCCTCTTCGAGAGCCTCACCGAGGAGCAGCTGCAGTGGCTCTCCGAGGCCGGGTACGTCGAACCCGTGCACGACGGGACCGTGTTCAACGAGGGTGACGAGGCGACCTGCTGCTACGTGCTGCTCAGCGGTGAGATCCGGCTCTGCAAGCTCTCGCACGGCGAGCTGGTGGAGATCAACCGGACCGGCCAGCGCGGGGTGTACTCCGGCGCCTTCAACGCGTTCTTCGGTGCCAACGACCACAAGTCGTACACGGCGACGATGCAGGTCACGCAGCCGTCGGAGTTCTTCGTCATCAGCGCCGAGACGATGGCGACGATGATGAACACCTGGTTCCCGATGGCGGTGCACCTGATCGAGGGCTTCGTGATGGGCATGCGCCGGACCAACGAGACGCTCGGCGAGCGCGAGCGGCTGCTTGCCCTCGGCTCGTTGTCCGCGGGTCTGACCCACGAGCTGAACAACCCGGCCGCGGCGGCGGTACGGGCGGCGGCGACACTGCGGCAGCGGGTGTCCGGCATGCGTTCGAAGCTGGCGATGCTCGCGGACGGGACGCTCGACGCGACCAAGCTGCACCAGATCGTCGCGTTGCAGGACGACGCGGTCGAGCGGCTGGACAAGAACAAGGACAAGGACATCCCGCCGATGGAGCTGTCCGACCGCGAGGACGCGCTCACAGACTGGCTCGACGACCACGACGTCCAGGCCAGCTGGGACGTGGCGCCGGTGCTCGCCCAGGCGGGCCTCGACGTGCCGTGGATGGAGGAGGTGCTGACGGCGGTCGGCCCGAAGTACCTCGAAGGTGCCGTGCGCTGGTTGATGTACACGATCGACACCGAGTCGCTGATGAACGAGATCGACGACTCTGTCACCCGGATCTCCACGCTCGTCGGTGCCGCCAAGCAGTACTCGCAGATCGACCGGGCGCCGTACCAGACCGTCGATCTGCGTGAGCTGCTGAAGTCGACGCTGGTGATGATGTCCGGCAAGCTCCAGGGGTACGAGGTCGTCAAGGACTTCGATCCGGAGCTGCCGCCGATCCCGGCGTACGCGGCCGAGCTCAACCAGGTGTGGACGAACATCATCGACAACGCGGTCAGCGCGATGGGCGGTTCCGGGACGCTGACGATCCGGACCCGGCGCGACGGCGCGTACGCGGTGGTCGAGATCGGTGACACCGGGCCGGGTATCCCGGAGGAGATCCGGCGGCGGATCTTCGAGCCGTTCTTCACCACGAAACCGATCGGCGAGGGTACGGGCCTCGGCCTCGACATCTCCTGGCGGATCGTGGTCAAGAAGCACCACGGCGACCTCCGGGTCGAGTCCGAGCCGGGCCGTACGGTCTTCAAGATCGTGCTGCCGCTCGAGCCCGAACGCGAACTGGAGTCCGACCCGGCGCTACTTGCTTAG
- a CDS encoding FAD-dependent oxidoreductase → MTASTTRAVILTVDDDPGVSRSIARDLRRRYGEDNRIVRAESPAQALEALKELKLRGEPVALLLADYRMPQMSGIEFLEAAMDLFPLARRVLLTAYADTDAAIQAINVVDLDHYLLKPWNPPEEKLYPVVDAMLDLWKATPEPSADETRVIGHRWSAPSFAARDFLARNAVPYRWLNVDDDEAKRLLDAAEVDGTTLPVVITPDASVMIAPSEAELAQKVGLTTAPAKDFYDLVVVGGGPAGLGAAVYGASEGLRTVLVEQLATGGQAGQSSRIENYLGFPDGVSGAQLTDRARRQAVRFGAELLTTRQVVGLETLGNARRLVFADGSEISAHSVILATGVSYRTLQAPGVDDLCGRGVYYGSATTEGPACAGAEVYIIGGANSAGQAAVYFSRHAKRVHMLVRGPSLTATMSSYLIDQIDAIDNIEVHTCTQVVSCMGSEHLEHLTLLNSETGEKREVDTEWMFVFIGAAPRTDWLPGDVLRDDRGFVLTGPDLHGRPPGWPLDREPYHLETSMPGVFAAGDVRAESVKRVASAVGDGAMAVTLVHRYLEML, encoded by the coding sequence ATGACAGCGTCAACGACCCGTGCGGTGATCCTCACCGTGGACGACGATCCCGGCGTTTCCCGGTCGATAGCACGTGACCTCCGCCGCCGGTACGGCGAGGACAACCGCATCGTCCGGGCGGAGAGCCCGGCCCAGGCGCTCGAGGCGCTGAAGGAGCTGAAGCTGCGCGGCGAACCCGTTGCGCTCCTGCTCGCCGACTACCGCATGCCCCAGATGTCCGGGATCGAGTTCCTCGAGGCCGCGATGGACCTGTTCCCGCTCGCGCGGCGGGTGCTGCTGACCGCGTACGCCGACACCGACGCGGCGATCCAGGCGATCAACGTGGTCGACCTCGACCACTACCTGCTGAAACCGTGGAACCCGCCGGAGGAGAAGCTGTACCCGGTGGTCGACGCGATGCTCGACCTGTGGAAGGCGACTCCCGAACCGTCCGCTGACGAGACCCGGGTGATCGGTCACCGCTGGTCGGCGCCGTCGTTCGCGGCCCGCGACTTCCTCGCCCGCAACGCGGTGCCGTACCGCTGGCTCAACGTCGACGACGACGAGGCCAAGCGCCTCCTCGACGCGGCCGAGGTGGACGGTACGACGCTACCGGTCGTGATCACGCCCGACGCGAGTGTGATGATCGCGCCGTCGGAGGCAGAGCTGGCTCAGAAGGTCGGCCTCACCACGGCACCGGCGAAGGACTTCTACGACCTGGTCGTGGTCGGCGGCGGTCCGGCCGGTCTCGGCGCGGCGGTGTACGGCGCCAGCGAGGGCCTGCGGACCGTCCTGGTCGAGCAACTGGCGACCGGCGGTCAGGCCGGCCAGTCCAGCCGGATCGAGAACTACCTGGGCTTCCCGGACGGCGTGTCCGGGGCGCAGCTGACCGACCGTGCGCGGCGGCAGGCGGTCCGGTTCGGGGCCGAGCTGCTGACCACGCGCCAGGTCGTCGGGCTCGAGACGCTCGGCAACGCCCGCCGGCTGGTGTTCGCGGACGGCAGCGAGATCTCGGCGCACTCGGTGATCCTCGCGACCGGCGTCTCGTACCGGACGCTCCAGGCGCCCGGTGTCGACGACCTCTGCGGGCGCGGCGTCTACTACGGGTCGGCCACCACCGAGGGTCCGGCGTGCGCCGGCGCCGAGGTCTACATCATCGGCGGAGCCAACTCCGCCGGTCAGGCCGCGGTCTATTTCTCCAGGCATGCGAAGCGTGTGCATATGCTGGTAAGAGGACCATCGCTCACCGCGACGATGTCGTCGTACCTCATCGACCAGATCGATGCGATCGACAACATCGAGGTGCACACCTGCACGCAGGTCGTTTCCTGTATGGGCTCGGAGCACCTGGAGCATCTCACCCTGCTGAACAGCGAGACCGGGGAGAAGCGTGAGGTGGACACGGAATGGATGTTCGTGTTCATCGGCGCGGCGCCCCGGACGGACTGGCTGCCCGGTGACGTACTCCGCGACGACCGGGGCTTCGTGCTCACCGGGCCCGACCTGCACGGCAGACCGCCGGGCTGGCCGCTCGACCGGGAGCCGTACCACCTGGAGACGAGCATGCCGGGCGTGTTCGCGGCCGGCGACGTGCGGGCCGAGTCGGTCAAGCGCGTCGCCTCCGCGGTCGGCGACGGAGCGATGGCCGTGACACTGGTGCACCGATACCTGGAGATGCTCTGA
- a CDS encoding class I SAM-dependent methyltransferase, with amino-acid sequence MSDIDWGQGTYETTAADLRPAARELVKAARIQPGEHVLDVGAGTGNVALLATELGARVTAVEPAARLREVIAETAGARDLTVVDGTAADIPLPDGSVDVVLSNFGIIFAPDPAAAAAELARVGKPASRILLTSWLPGVMGKLVEIIAGTVREVTGRGNPGGPGIDWHDLNALSALFSPHGFEVTATTLELAITTASAEDYWETRFANHPLGVTTFPLLQRAGRLDEVHQRFLQTLADNWTTPSGQVQLPAQYLLATAVR; translated from the coding sequence GTGAGTGACATCGACTGGGGTCAAGGAACGTACGAGACGACCGCCGCCGACCTGCGACCGGCGGCCCGCGAACTGGTGAAAGCAGCGCGGATCCAGCCCGGAGAACACGTCCTCGACGTCGGCGCCGGAACCGGGAACGTCGCGCTGCTGGCCACCGAGCTCGGTGCCCGGGTGACCGCGGTCGAACCGGCCGCCAGGCTGCGCGAGGTGATCGCCGAGACCGCCGGCGCCCGCGACCTGACCGTCGTCGACGGCACCGCGGCCGACATCCCGCTCCCGGACGGTTCGGTCGACGTGGTCCTGTCCAACTTCGGGATCATCTTCGCGCCCGATCCCGCCGCCGCGGCGGCCGAGCTCGCCCGGGTCGGCAAACCGGCGAGCCGCATCCTGCTCACCAGCTGGCTCCCGGGCGTGATGGGCAAGCTGGTCGAGATCATCGCCGGCACAGTCCGTGAGGTGACCGGCCGCGGCAACCCCGGCGGCCCCGGCATCGACTGGCACGACCTGAACGCGTTGTCCGCCTTGTTCTCCCCGCACGGCTTCGAGGTCACGGCGACAACGCTGGAGCTCGCCATCACCACGGCCTCCGCAGAGGACTACTGGGAGACCCGCTTCGCCAATCACCCGCTCGGAGTGACGACCTTCCCGCTGCTGCAACGAGCCGGCCGCCTCGACGAGGTCCACCAGCGCTTCCTCCAGACCCTGGCCGACAACTGGACCACACCAAGCGGTCAGGTGCAGCTGCCCGCGCAGTACCTGTTGGCGACAGCCGTGCGCTGA
- a CDS encoding S8 family peptidase — protein MNHPNLRRRAALLAGAALITTALVAPPGSATPDAAAAPAVNRFGFAPGRYVVTLADKPLATHQAALTGAGHKVDVTGGKAYRNYLTSKHEQVAAAVGAKIDHDYSVALNGFAAALTSKQVNELSKTPGVVSVVPDQLHHALDDRNPTDFLKLSGATGVWNKLGGTANAGKGVVVGVVDTGIWPESASLSGPKLGTEPPTAADPYRPYLSGSTTVMQKADGRTFTGSCEAGQDFTADLCNTKLISAKYFGDGWLGLIPPERRADYVSPRDGEGHGTHTATTAAGKADVDVVLGGRDLGTVTGVAPAAKIAVYKALWSGKNANDSGGLTSDIVSAIDQAVADGVDVINYSVGSTIESPATDPIQLAFLSAASAGIFVSAAGGNSGPDASTLDNTSPWVTTVGASTVAPWNGTVVLGNGQKYAGVSTTVSTATGSKPLVNGIAVKNAGASDADALICLANTLDPAKTAGKIVACDRGISARVDKSAEVQRAGGVGMVLLNLFDQDVVGDSHAVPTVHLNTPGALSVRSYAAQAGATAELVPGNTTTTTTPYPQMADFSSRGPSLSSNGNLLKPDLAAPGVNVLAAVAPPTNGGQSYAFLSGTSMAAPHVAGLAALYLSQHPDWSPMAVKSALMTTAGNVLTSTGAVDTNPFDAGAGEVQPSKMLDPGLVYDSRDTDWLGYLEGTGVNTGTGVPAINPSDYNAPSISVGQLLGTQTVTRRVTAVTPGLYRATASVPGMKAVVTPSVLNFSKAGETKSFTVKLTLDTADSGTTTNGWLTWQGAGKTVRSPIVVVPTSVLAPTAVSGTGASGSVSFTATVGKAGVPIRSYGVVSAPLVPGAVAAGAADADLPDYPVTVTSQTKAVQWNIKTVDPAGSIWLVLYKVVNGQMQLQSFVGDGSNQASASVAGPTPGVWGVLAITLSNPPGASTTEYTIQTNVVTGGSSLKVTPSSAPGAFKPFQVTASWSSLPTGKRSTGFIEFPNRAGTVVTIN, from the coding sequence GTGAACCATCCGAACCTGCGTCGGCGCGCCGCACTGCTTGCAGGCGCCGCGCTGATCACCACCGCCTTGGTGGCTCCACCGGGCTCCGCGACCCCAGACGCCGCCGCTGCGCCGGCCGTCAACCGCTTCGGCTTCGCGCCGGGCCGGTATGTCGTCACGCTGGCCGACAAGCCGCTCGCGACGCACCAGGCCGCCTTGACCGGAGCCGGTCACAAGGTCGACGTCACCGGCGGGAAGGCGTACCGCAACTACCTGACCAGCAAGCACGAGCAGGTCGCGGCCGCCGTCGGAGCGAAGATCGACCACGACTACTCGGTCGCCCTGAACGGTTTCGCCGCTGCACTGACCTCCAAGCAGGTCAACGAGCTCAGCAAGACCCCAGGCGTCGTGTCTGTCGTACCGGACCAGCTGCACCACGCCCTCGACGACCGCAACCCCACCGACTTCCTGAAGCTCTCCGGCGCAACCGGCGTCTGGAACAAGCTCGGCGGTACGGCGAACGCGGGCAAGGGCGTCGTCGTAGGTGTGGTCGACACAGGCATCTGGCCCGAGAGCGCCTCCCTGTCCGGCCCCAAGCTCGGTACCGAACCGCCAACAGCAGCTGACCCGTACCGCCCGTACCTGTCCGGCTCGACGACCGTCATGCAGAAAGCCGACGGCCGTACGTTCACAGGCAGCTGTGAGGCCGGCCAGGACTTCACTGCCGACCTGTGCAACACCAAGCTCATCAGCGCGAAGTACTTCGGTGACGGCTGGCTCGGCCTTATCCCTCCGGAGCGCCGCGCCGACTATGTGTCCCCGCGAGATGGCGAGGGCCACGGTACGCACACAGCGACCACCGCAGCAGGCAAGGCCGACGTGGACGTCGTACTGGGCGGCCGTGACCTCGGCACTGTCACCGGTGTAGCCCCTGCCGCAAAGATCGCTGTCTACAAGGCACTCTGGTCCGGCAAGAACGCCAACGACTCAGGCGGCCTCACCTCCGACATCGTCTCCGCCATCGACCAAGCGGTGGCCGACGGCGTCGACGTCATCAACTATTCGGTCGGCTCGACCATCGAGTCGCCCGCAACCGACCCGATCCAGCTGGCGTTCCTGTCCGCCGCATCGGCCGGCATCTTCGTCTCCGCGGCGGGCGGCAACTCCGGACCGGATGCCTCGACGCTCGACAACACGTCTCCGTGGGTGACGACGGTCGGCGCCAGCACGGTCGCACCGTGGAACGGCACAGTCGTACTGGGCAACGGCCAGAAGTACGCCGGTGTGAGCACGACGGTGTCCACCGCTACGGGCAGCAAGCCGCTCGTCAACGGTATTGCCGTCAAGAACGCAGGCGCGAGCGACGCAGACGCACTGATCTGTCTGGCGAACACCCTGGACCCGGCGAAGACAGCCGGCAAGATCGTCGCCTGTGACCGTGGCATCAGTGCCCGCGTCGACAAGTCCGCCGAAGTGCAGCGCGCAGGCGGCGTCGGCATGGTGCTGTTGAACCTCTTCGACCAGGACGTGGTCGGCGACTCTCACGCCGTACCGACCGTGCACCTGAACACGCCCGGTGCGTTGTCGGTCCGCTCGTACGCGGCGCAGGCTGGTGCCACGGCCGAGCTCGTACCTGGTAACACGACCACTACCACGACGCCGTACCCGCAGATGGCCGACTTCTCTTCGCGTGGTCCGTCGCTGTCGAGCAACGGCAACCTGCTGAAGCCGGACCTCGCTGCACCGGGTGTCAACGTCCTGGCGGCCGTGGCACCGCCAACGAACGGCGGCCAGAGCTACGCGTTCCTCTCTGGTACGTCGATGGCCGCACCGCACGTAGCGGGTCTGGCAGCGCTCTACCTGTCACAGCACCCGGACTGGTCGCCCATGGCGGTCAAGTCGGCGCTGATGACGACCGCGGGCAACGTATTGACCTCTACTGGCGCGGTGGACACCAACCCGTTCGACGCGGGCGCTGGTGAAGTACAGCCGTCGAAGATGCTGGACCCCGGTCTCGTCTACGACTCCCGTGACACGGACTGGCTCGGTTACCTCGAGGGGACCGGCGTCAACACCGGTACCGGTGTACCGGCCATCAACCCGAGCGACTACAACGCCCCGTCCATCTCTGTCGGACAACTGTTGGGCACGCAGACCGTGACGCGTCGCGTCACCGCGGTGACGCCAGGCCTGTACCGGGCGACCGCTTCGGTGCCAGGCATGAAGGCAGTGGTCACCCCATCGGTCCTGAACTTCAGCAAAGCCGGTGAGACCAAGTCGTTCACGGTGAAGCTCACCCTCGACACAGCCGACTCCGGTACAACCACGAACGGCTGGCTGACGTGGCAGGGCGCCGGCAAGACAGTACGCAGCCCCATCGTCGTCGTACCTACCTCCGTACTCGCCCCGACCGCAGTGTCAGGTACTGGCGCCTCAGGCTCCGTGTCGTTCACCGCCACCGTGGGCAAGGCCGGCGTACCGATCCGCTCGTACGGCGTCGTGTCAGCTCCCCTGGTGCCGGGTGCGGTTGCAGCGGGCGCAGCAGACGCTGACCTGCCGGACTACCCGGTCACCGTGACCTCACAGACCAAGGCTGTGCAGTGGAACATCAAGACCGTGGACCCGGCCGGGAGCATCTGGCTGGTGCTCTACAAGGTCGTGAACGGCCAGATGCAACTGCAGTCGTTCGTCGGTGACGGTTCGAACCAGGCATCTGCCAGCGTGGCCGGACCGACTCCTGGTGTCTGGGGCGTGCTCGCCATCACCCTGTCCAACCCACCGGGGGCCAGCACTACGGAGTACACGATACAGACCAACGTCGTGACCGGTGGTAGCTCGCTCAAGGTGACGCCGTCGTCGGCACCGGGTGCGTTCAAGCCGTTCCAGGTCACCGCTTCCTGGTCGAGCCTGCCGACGGGCAAGCGCTCCACCGGCTTCATCGAGTTCCCGAACCGAGCCGGGACGGTAGTAACCATCAACTAG
- a CDS encoding winged helix-turn-helix transcriptional regulator → MTTHMATRPNCSIARALELVSDRWTFMILREAHLGTTRFADFRDFLKIAPNILTNRLTTMVDAGLLEKREYREEGERTRSSYHLTPAGADLKIVLAALQQWGDVHVPRADGPTVLRRDTRSKGLVDVGFVAKDGQQVPDEDVVFEPVPGSSADRSTWR, encoded by the coding sequence ATGACAACGCACATGGCGACCCGGCCGAACTGTTCGATCGCCAGGGCGCTCGAGCTGGTCAGTGACCGCTGGACCTTCATGATCCTCCGTGAGGCACACCTCGGTACGACCCGGTTCGCTGACTTCCGCGACTTCCTCAAGATCGCCCCGAACATCCTGACGAACCGGCTGACCACCATGGTCGACGCGGGGCTGCTGGAGAAGCGTGAGTACCGGGAGGAAGGCGAGCGGACGCGGTCGTCGTACCATCTGACCCCTGCGGGTGCGGACCTCAAGATCGTGCTGGCTGCCTTGCAGCAGTGGGGTGATGTGCACGTACCCCGGGCTGACGGGCCGACTGTGCTGCGGCGAGACACGCGGTCGAAGGGCCTTGTCGACGTGGGCTTCGTGGCCAAGGACGGTCAGCAGGTTCCCGATGAGGACGTGGTCTTCGAGCCGGTTCCAGGAAGCTCCGCGGATCGCAGTACCTGGCGTTGA